Proteins encoded in a region of the Candidatus Poribacteria bacterium genome:
- the mnmG gene encoding tRNA uridine-5-carboxymethylaminomethyl(34) synthesis enzyme MnmG has translation MNTYNKHYDVIVVGAGHAGCEAALAAARMGCETLIVTINLDTIAKMSCNPAIGGLAKGHLVKEIDALGGEMAKNIDKTGIQFRRLNTKKGPAVRSSRAQADKKAYQDEMKRVLEAQQRLDIKQVLVEELLVENGQCIGILSQTKTAYFAQTVILTTGTFLKGIIHIGDVSYSAGRAGESSAEKLSESFLSLGFEIGRLKTGTPPRVNAQTVDFNQMEIQPGDENPLPFSFSTERITQPQLPCYLTYTNEKTHDVIRENLHRSAMYSGRIVGIGPRYCPSIEDKVVRFEEKTEHQVFVEPEGRDTDEIYLNGISASLPEDVQVEMVHSIKGLENAEIMRFGYAVEYDFAPATQLKPTLETKQVPGLYFAGQLNGTTGYEEAAAQGLMAGINAALKVKDEQPLILDRSQAYIAVLIDDLVSLDIREPYRMFTSRAEYRLTLREDNADLRLTEIGRQIGLVDDNTYHRFEKKVEDIQTELKRLQDTRLNPNTATLNNLAGIRETGELKQPTSLAELLKRPELRYEQISQIAPSSEILSPVVAEQVEIQIKYDGYIQRQQRQIHQFKKLENFRIPDTFDYTDVHGLKTEAREKLAKIRPASIGQASRLPGVSPADISILTVILHQHNAQ, from the coding sequence ATGAACACCTATAACAAACATTATGACGTTATCGTAGTTGGTGCAGGACACGCAGGTTGCGAAGCCGCACTTGCTGCCGCACGAATGGGCTGCGAAACGCTCATCGTCACTATCAATCTGGATACCATCGCAAAGATGTCCTGCAACCCCGCGATTGGTGGACTTGCCAAGGGGCATCTCGTTAAAGAGATAGACGCGCTTGGCGGTGAGATGGCAAAAAACATTGATAAAACTGGGATCCAATTCCGACGTTTGAATACTAAAAAGGGACCAGCAGTTCGCTCAAGTCGCGCGCAAGCCGACAAAAAAGCGTATCAAGACGAGATGAAACGAGTCCTTGAAGCACAACAACGGCTTGACATCAAACAGGTGTTGGTTGAAGAGCTGCTCGTGGAAAACGGGCAATGCATTGGAATCCTCAGCCAGACGAAAACCGCTTATTTCGCGCAGACTGTGATTCTGACCACCGGTACCTTCCTGAAAGGTATAATTCACATCGGGGATGTCTCATATAGTGCGGGTAGGGCGGGTGAATCTTCCGCAGAGAAACTCTCAGAAAGTTTTTTGAGCCTTGGATTTGAGATCGGCAGACTCAAAACCGGCACGCCGCCGCGTGTCAATGCCCAGACGGTTGACTTCAACCAGATGGAGATCCAGCCGGGTGATGAGAATCCTCTCCCTTTTTCATTCTCAACCGAACGAATTACGCAACCGCAACTCCCCTGTTATCTAACTTACACAAATGAAAAAACACACGATGTCATCCGCGAGAATCTTCACCGATCCGCGATGTATAGCGGTCGCATTGTCGGCATCGGTCCCCGTTACTGCCCTTCAATCGAGGATAAGGTCGTCCGGTTTGAAGAAAAAACAGAGCATCAAGTCTTTGTGGAGCCAGAGGGACGAGATACTGATGAGATTTACCTCAACGGCATCTCCGCAAGTTTACCCGAAGACGTGCAGGTGGAGATGGTACATAGCATCAAAGGGTTGGAAAATGCTGAGATCATGCGCTTCGGATATGCAGTAGAATACGATTTCGCACCAGCAACGCAATTAAAACCGACGCTTGAGACCAAACAGGTACCGGGACTCTATTTTGCTGGACAACTCAATGGCACCACGGGGTACGAGGAAGCCGCTGCACAAGGACTTATGGCGGGAATTAACGCTGCCTTAAAGGTCAAAGATGAACAACCACTTATTCTTGACAGATCACAAGCCTATATAGCAGTCCTTATCGATGATCTCGTTAGTTTGGACATCCGTGAACCTTACCGTATGTTCACATCGCGTGCTGAATACAGGTTAACACTGCGAGAGGACAACGCGGATCTGCGACTCACCGAAATTGGTAGACAGATCGGACTGGTTGATGATAATACATATCACCGGTTTGAAAAGAAAGTAGAGGACATTCAGACAGAATTGAAACGGTTGCAAGACACACGTCTTAACCCAAACACTGCGACTTTGAATAACTTGGCGGGCATCCGCGAGACAGGTGAACTAAAGCAACCGACATCGTTGGCGGAGCTTCTAAAGCGTCCTGAACTTCGTTACGAGCAGATAAGCCAGATTGCGCCGTCCTCTGAAATTCTGTCACCAGTCGTGGCAGAACAGGTGGAAATTCAGATTAAATATGATGGATACATTCAACGACAACAGCGACAGATCCACCAATTCAAAAAATTGGAAAATTTCCGAATTCCGGATACGTTTGATTACACCGATGTTCACGGATTAAAGACAGAAGCGCGCGAGAAACTTGCGAAGATTCGGCCCGCCTCTATTGGGCAAGCATCGCGTTTGCCCGGTGTTTCGCCAGCAGACATCTCAATTTTGACGGTTATCCTTCATCAACACAACGCACAGTAA